In Fundulus heteroclitus isolate FHET01 unplaced genomic scaffold, MU-UCD_Fhet_4.1 scaffold_283, whole genome shotgun sequence, a genomic segment contains:
- the si:dkey-98f17.3 gene encoding putative claudin-24 gives MLKQNSGSIVEPQSWIISLLSGTFFFFLKESVEVGLPKKLGRATESLWIACYLKLDRRITAHGVYPQNKKKKKKMVFLTTKMMQRTALFVSFGSFVTSLTTAFLPLWKTMNSDLNEVENWFSGLWLTCLYTDEKGIQCKAYDSVLGLPMDLQISRVLVLISIGTGGFALLTAFVGLEGVEMCVRKPDVKRGLLIFSGVMTWVSGLTTLAPVSIVAYTTVVDFWDEGFPDVMPRWECGEAMFSGWFGGLGQVIGGSLFFVAVCMGDHDLQRLKVSVGPELRRGTKNYLKTEVL, from the coding sequence ATGCTGAAACAAAACAGTGGGTCCATTGTCGAGCCTCAGTCCTGGATTATCTCCCTCCTATcaggtacattttttttttttttaaaggagtctGTAGAAGTGGGCCTTCCCAAAAAACTGGGACGGGCTACAGAATCTCTCTGGATCGCTTGTTACCTGAAATTGGACAGGAGAATCACAGCACACGGCGTTTACCCGCagaataagaagaagaagaagaagatggttTTCCTAACAACGAAAATGATGCAGAGGACGGCGCTGTTTGTGTCCTTTGGGAGCTTCGTCACTTCTCTGACCACCGCCTTTTTACCCCTGTGGAAAACGATGAACTCTGATCTCAACGAGGTGGAAAACTGGTTTTCAGGGCTTTGGCTCACCTGCCTCTACACGGACGAGAAGGGGATCCAGTGCAAGGCCTACGATTCTGTCCTGGGTCTGCCAATGGATCTCCAGATCTCCAGGGTCCTCGTGTTGATTTCCATTGGAACCGGAGGTTTTGCCCTGCTGACCGCCTTTGTAGGGCTGGAGGGGGTTGAGATGTGTGTGAGAAAGCCAGATGTGAAAAGAGGTCTCCTCATCTTCAGCGGGGTGATGACCTGGGTGTCGGGACTCACCACCCTGGCTCCCGTCTCCATCGTGGCGTACACGACGGTGGTGGACTTCTGGGACGAAGGTTTCCCTGACGTGATGCCTCGCTGGGAGTGTGGCGAGGCGATGTTCTCCGGATGGTTTGGAGGTCTGGGGCAGGTCATCGGAGGTAGTCTGTTCTTTGTGGCTGTGTGCATGGGGGACCACGACCTGCAAAGACTGAAGGTCTCTGTCGGTCCGGAGCTGAGGCGCGGCACAAAGAACTACCTGAAGACTGAGGTTCTGTAG